The following proteins come from a genomic window of Alosa alosa isolate M-15738 ecotype Scorff River chromosome 2, AALO_Geno_1.1, whole genome shotgun sequence:
- the fam76b gene encoding protein FAM76B isoform X2, translated as MATSALYACTKCNQRYPFEELSQGQQLCKECRIAHPIVKCTYCRSEFQQESKTNTICKKCAQNVKQFGTPKPCQYCNIIAAFIGTKCQRCTNSEKKYGPPQTCEQCKQQCAFDRKEEGRRKVDGKLLCWLCTLSYRRVLQKTKEQRKGLGSSHSNSSSLSEKEHPRQQHHHHHHQHRHSSSHHNHKSSSIQKETPKKKPKLEMKPSNGDSSSIAQSVDSGGTDNFILISQLKEEVLGLKRLLQQRDQTILDKDRKLTELKADFQYQESNMRVKMNNMEKAHKESMEQQQAKNRELMKQVAALSKGKKFDRSGSSLLLP; from the exons aTGGCAACATCGGCCCTTTACGCGTGTACAAAATGTAACCAGCGATATCCGTTCGAGGAGCTATCCCAGGGACAACAACTGTGCAAg GAGTGTCGAATCGCACACCCTATTgttaaatgtacatactgcagGTCTGAATTTCAGCAGGAGAG caaaacaaacacaatctgCAAGAAATGTGCCCAGAATGTTAAACAGTTTGGGACG CCAAAGCCGTGTCAGTATTGCAACATCATTGCTGCGTTCATCGGAACAAAGTGTCAGCGCTGCACAAATTCTGAAAAGAAGTATGGCCCTCCACAGACCTGCGAGCAGTGCAAACAGCAGTGTGCCTTCGACAGGAAAGAGGAGGGGCGGCGAAAG GTGGATGGGAAGCTCCTGTGCTGGTTGTGTACTCTGTCATATCGCCGTGTGCTCCAGAAGACCAAGGAGCAGCGGAAAGGCCTGGGCTCGTCCCACTCCAACTCGTCATCGCTCAGCGAAAAGGAGCACCCGAGACAGcagcaccatcaccaccaccaccaacaccgcCACAGCAGCTCACACCACAA CCACAAATCATCATCCATTCAGAAGGAGACTCCAAAGAAGAAACCAAAGCTAGAGATGAAGCCATCAAATGGAGACAG CAGCTCAATTGCCCAGTCTGTGGATTCAGGAGGAACGGACAACTTCATCCTCATCAGCCAGCTGAAGGAGGAGGTTCTGGGTCTGAAGAGACTTCTGCAGCAGCGAGATCAAACCATCTTGGACAAGGACCGGAAG CTCACTGAGCTGAAGGCAGATTTTCAGTACCAGGAGTCAAATATGAGGGTGAAGATGAACAACATGGAGAAAGCCCATAAGGAGTCCATGGAGCAGCAACAG GCCAAAAATCGTGAGTTGATGAAACAAGTGGCTGCACTTTCAAAAGGGAAGAAGTTTGATCGCTCTGGAAGTTCACTCCTGTTGCCGTAA
- the fam76b gene encoding protein FAM76B isoform X1, with protein sequence MATSALYACTKCNQRYPFEELSQGQQLCKECRIAHPIVKCTYCRSEFQQESKTNTICKKCAQNVKQFGTPKPCQYCNIIAAFIGTKCQRCTNSEKKYGPPQTCEQCKQQCAFDRKEEGRRKVDGKLLCWLCTLSYRRVLQKTKEQRKGLGSSHSNSSSLSEKEHPRQQHHHHHHQHRHSSSHHKLSGSLSPEQEQGLWKQSHKSSSIQKETPKKKPKLEMKPSNGDSSSIAQSVDSGGTDNFILISQLKEEVLGLKRLLQQRDQTILDKDRKLTELKADFQYQESNMRVKMNNMEKAHKESMEQQQAKNRELMKQVAALSKGKKFDRSGSSLLLP encoded by the exons aTGGCAACATCGGCCCTTTACGCGTGTACAAAATGTAACCAGCGATATCCGTTCGAGGAGCTATCCCAGGGACAACAACTGTGCAAg GAGTGTCGAATCGCACACCCTATTgttaaatgtacatactgcagGTCTGAATTTCAGCAGGAGAG caaaacaaacacaatctgCAAGAAATGTGCCCAGAATGTTAAACAGTTTGGGACG CCAAAGCCGTGTCAGTATTGCAACATCATTGCTGCGTTCATCGGAACAAAGTGTCAGCGCTGCACAAATTCTGAAAAGAAGTATGGCCCTCCACAGACCTGCGAGCAGTGCAAACAGCAGTGTGCCTTCGACAGGAAAGAGGAGGGGCGGCGAAAG GTGGATGGGAAGCTCCTGTGCTGGTTGTGTACTCTGTCATATCGCCGTGTGCTCCAGAAGACCAAGGAGCAGCGGAAAGGCCTGGGCTCGTCCCACTCCAACTCGTCATCGCTCAGCGAAAAGGAGCACCCGAGACAGcagcaccatcaccaccaccaccaacaccgcCACAGCAGCTCACACCACAA GCTCAGTGGTAGCCTGAGTCCAGAGCAAGAGCAGGGATTATGGAAGCAGAG CCACAAATCATCATCCATTCAGAAGGAGACTCCAAAGAAGAAACCAAAGCTAGAGATGAAGCCATCAAATGGAGACAG CAGCTCAATTGCCCAGTCTGTGGATTCAGGAGGAACGGACAACTTCATCCTCATCAGCCAGCTGAAGGAGGAGGTTCTGGGTCTGAAGAGACTTCTGCAGCAGCGAGATCAAACCATCTTGGACAAGGACCGGAAG CTCACTGAGCTGAAGGCAGATTTTCAGTACCAGGAGTCAAATATGAGGGTGAAGATGAACAACATGGAGAAAGCCCATAAGGAGTCCATGGAGCAGCAACAG GCCAAAAATCGTGAGTTGATGAAACAAGTGGCTGCACTTTCAAAAGGGAAGAAGTTTGATCGCTCTGGAAGTTCACTCCTGTTGCCGTAA
- the mtmr2 gene encoding myotubularin-related protein 2 — protein sequence MEKSGSVDSLGSKQSSSRQPSVDSLSSSSTSRSDRSSQAKPPSAISSDSVSVSDSPLSPEQLRSNIRNKPVPKVFRDSHKDEPQLLTKETVQDMAKDVTYICPFIGALRGTLTVTNYRLFFKCMDRDAGTVLDIPLGVLSRVEKIGAATSRGEVSYGIICKDIRNLRFVHKQPEDTLKKSIFENLMKYAFPVSNGLPLFACEYDQVFPENGWKVYDALAEYKRQGLPNESWRISKVNDHYELCDTYPSTLVVPVTIPDEELKRVSAFRAKGRIPVLSWIHPESQATITRCSQPMVGVNGKRSKEDEKLLQAIMDANAQSHKLFIFDVRPSVNAAANKMKGGGYESEDAYQNAELVFLDIHNLHVMRESLRKLKEVVYPNIDEAHWLSNLESTHWLEHIKSILAGALRIADKVESGKTSVVVHCSDGWDRTAQLTSLAMLMLDAHYRTIRGFQVLLEKEWLSFGHRFQLRIGHGDKNHTDADRSPVFLQFIDCVWQMTRQFPAAFEFNEYFLITILDHLYSCLFGTFMCNSEQQRLKEELPKKTVSLWSLINSQLEEFSNPLYVNYSSHVLFPVVSMRHLELWVGYYIRWNPRMRPQEPLHQRYKELLAKRAELQKRVEELQREVANRAASSSERAGSPTRSITPVQTFV from the exons ATGGAAAAGAGTGGTAGCGTCGACAGTTTGGGTTCCAAACAATCATCCTCCCGGCAGCCGAGTGTTGATTCTCTATCCAG TTCCTCAACGTCACGGTCTGACCGTTCCTCTCAGGCAAAGCCTCCTTCAGCTATATCCTCGGATTCTGTGTCGGTGTCAGACTCGCCCTTGTCCCCCGAGCAGCTTCGG TCAAACATAAGAAACAAACCAGTCCCCAAGGTGTTCAGAGACTCACATAAAGATGAACCACAGTTGTTGACCAAGGAGACTGTTCAAGATATGG CCAAAGACGTCACTTACATTTGCCCATTCATTGGAGCACTCAGAGGGACCTTGACTGTCACAAACTATCGACTGTTTTTCAAATGCATGGACAGG GATGCGGGCACAGTTTTAGATATACCTCTTGGCGTTTTGAGTCGTGTGGAAAAGATTGGAGCTGCTACAAGTCGTGGAGAGGTGTCTTATGGGATCATATGTAAA GATATCCGAAATTTGCGTTTTGTACATAAACAGCCAGAAGATACTCTGAAGAAGTCGATCTTTGAGAACCTCATGAAATACGCCTTCCCTGTTTCTAATGGACTG CCTCTCTTTGCCTGTGAGTATGACCAGGTTTTTCCTGAGAATGGATGGAAAGTATATGATGCCCTGGCTGAATATAAACGACAG GGACTCCCCAATGAAAGCTGGAGGATATCTAAGGTTAATGACCATTATGAACTGTGTGACACATACCCCTCCACCCTCGTTGTTCCGGTAACCATTCCCGATGAGGAGCTGAAGAGGGTATCAGCCTTCAGGGCCAAAGGCCGCATTCCA GTGTTGTCATGGATACACCCAGAGAGCCAGGCAACGATAACACGATGTAGCCAGCCCATGGTGGGAGTGAACGGGAAACGCAGCAAAGAGGACGAGAAACTTCTGCAAGCCATCATGGATGCCAATGCACAGTCCCACAAGCTCTTCATATTTGATGTCAGACCAAGTGTGAATGCAGCAGCTAATAAG ATGAAAGGTGGCGGTTACGAGAGTGAAGATGCCTATCAGAATGCAGAGCTGGTGTTTCTAGATATCCACAATCTCCATGTTATGCGGGAGTCACTACGAAAACTGAAGGAGGTGGTGTATCCCAACATTGACGAGGCTCACTGGCTCTCAAACTTGGAGTCCACCCACTGGCTTGAGCACATCAAG TCTATCCTGGCGGGAGCACTGCGGATTGCAGATAAAGTGGAGTCTGGCAAGACCTCTGTGGTGGTGCACTGTAGTGATGGCTGGGACCGCACTGCTCAGCTGACCTCCTTAGCCATGCTGATGCTGGATGCTCACTACAGAACCATCAGAGGCTTCCAGGTGCTGCTGGAGAAAGAGTGGCTGAGCTTTGGTCACCGCTTCCAACTG AGGATTGGTCATGGAGACAAGAACCACACAGATGCTGATCGCTCTCCAGTCTTCCTGCAGTTCATCGACTGTGTTTGGCAGATGACTCGGCAG TTTCCTGCTGCATTTGAATTTAATGAGTACTTCCTCATCACCATCCTGGACCATCTATACAGTTGCTTGTTTGGGACCTTCATGTGTAATAGTGAACAGCAACGACTCAAAGAG GAATTACCAAAGAAGACGGTGTCACTGTGGTCTTTAATTAATAGTCAGCTTGAAGAGTTTTCTAACCCCTTATATGTGAACTACTCCTCTCATGTACTGTTTCCTGTAGTCAGTATGCGCCATCTAGAGCtgtgggtggggtattacaTCCGCTGGAATCCTCGCATGAGACCACAG gaGCCTTTGCACCAGCGCTACAAAGAGCTTCTAGCCAAGCGTGCCGAACTTCAGAAGAGAGTAGAGGAGCTGCAGAGGGAGGTGGCCAATCGGGCGGCCTCGTCCTCCGAGAGAGCTGGGTCTCCCACACGCTCAATCACACCTGTGCAGACTTTTGTGTGA